In Halalkalibaculum roseum, a single window of DNA contains:
- a CDS encoding cupin domain-containing protein — translation MNRTIQISIAFLVIAALIFTLTACNQQSENMNQNEAATEASPVEQNEQYSISTYDPAMDLTVIGADNVEILGDTLGIKMYIGRMEPGDSVGWHFHPDHTVYVIEGGTLDVYFKGGDKQTMELPTGVGFVSSSLTDAAINTGNTTIKLLTHDIYRPRN, via the coding sequence ATGAATAGGACAATTCAGATTTCAATAGCTTTTCTAGTAATTGCAGCTTTGATTTTTACTCTTACTGCTTGCAATCAACAATCAGAAAATATGAATCAGAATGAAGCAGCCACAGAGGCTTCACCTGTAGAACAGAATGAACAATATTCAATATCTACTTATGATCCGGCCATGGATTTAACGGTAATAGGAGCTGATAATGTAGAAATACTTGGAGATACACTAGGCATCAAAATGTATATTGGAAGAATGGAACCTGGTGATTCTGTTGGCTGGCATTTTCATCCCGATCATACTGTTTACGTAATTGAAGGAGGTACACTTGATGTTTATTTCAAAGGAGGGGATAAGCAAACCATGGAATTACCAACTGGTGTGGGATTTGTCAGCTCATCGTTAACCGACGCAGCTATAAATACAGGCAATACCACCATAAAGTTGCTTACTCATGACATATACAGGCCTAGAAATTAG
- a CDS encoding DUF4249 family protein, which translates to MKVIKYLFLAGLITLVLSKCDHLTDPTEVQEIPVVEGYLYSDGTSELIQLSLMIPLSSTDTIPEPINNAEVVVSYEGQPYLFALAPGDSGLYRYSGNDLVINPGGTYELEVNYNNNQITSKTSVPPQPNRVQVSDDILYIDSDQPPFEIIRNLPEPQVTWNNPEENYHFIVVENLEENPIPIINAENAPGFNGGLFAGNLSFRTTPTNSDFYTIDLRGGFYGRHKVTVYSVNKDYVSLYEEREQDSRQLNEPPTNITNGLGIFTSFSSDSTFFWILEN; encoded by the coding sequence ATGAAAGTTATTAAATATTTATTTCTAGCCGGATTAATCACGTTAGTTTTATCAAAATGTGATCACCTTACCGACCCGACCGAGGTCCAAGAAATTCCTGTGGTTGAAGGATATTTATACAGCGACGGAACATCAGAACTTATTCAACTGTCCCTGATGATACCATTGTCCAGTACAGATACGATTCCTGAGCCCATTAACAATGCTGAAGTGGTAGTGAGCTATGAGGGACAACCCTATCTTTTCGCTCTTGCTCCGGGAGATTCCGGGCTATATCGTTATTCCGGTAATGATCTTGTCATCAATCCCGGAGGCACCTATGAACTTGAAGTCAACTATAACAATAACCAGATTACTTCTAAAACCAGTGTACCCCCGCAACCCAACCGTGTTCAGGTTTCTGACGACATTCTTTATATAGACTCAGATCAACCTCCCTTTGAAATCATTCGGAACCTGCCAGAGCCACAAGTAACATGGAACAACCCTGAAGAAAATTATCATTTTATTGTAGTAGAGAACCTCGAAGAAAATCCAATACCCATTATTAATGCCGAAAACGCACCCGGTTTCAATGGCGGTCTATTTGCAGGCAATTTATCATTTAGAACTACCCCTACTAACAGTGATTTCTACACGATAGACCTTAGGGGAGGTTTTTACGGAAGGCATAAAGTGACTGTTTATAGCGTAAATAAAGATTACGTAAGTCTATATGAAGAGCGAGAACAGGATTCGAGACAATTGAATGAACCACCCACCAACATAACCAATGGCTTGGGTATCTTTACTTCATTCAGTAGCGATAGCACATTCTTTTGGATTCTAGAAAACTAA
- a CDS encoding TonB-dependent receptor: MGKAENKKYIQKAILTLLMAHLFLPELALSQHSGSIRGIVKDESTGEGLPNVNVGILNTKRGTTTNADGYFTIVNLPSDSVSLSFSYIGYKSKTVTIDSEATVQLLEVQLAKATTQLDEVTVEAEEYEFIKSDRISRTSISPTQIQYLPSLGEKDISRALQLLPGVSGTNESTAGLFVRGGTPDQNLITLDGITLYKVDHFFGFFSAFNSNAIQDVQLHKGGYPAKYGGRLSSVMELNGRSGNFNEFKFSGGLSALSADATLEFPVTDKASVLISGRRSYTDILQTGIYNKIFGLFDDGNTGPGGGEIQGPFGGGQFQTEPDFNFYDLNTKITYRPSNSDLIAISLYGGQDNLDNSRVQQFGGFGPNSSEEDITDLSINDVTKWGNRGAGLRWSRLWNDRLYTNVVLSYSNYFSDRVRQNSSESDEQAFGGFDISGENDVRDVTFKFDAEYKVSDSNDLNIGGQITQNEIDYRNTINDTLNVVNRSNLGTIYTGYVQDDWTLFDRLLITTGIRASYYDVTEEFYWQPRASLELRLTDRLKLKGAWGKYNQFINRTVQEDIQQGSTDFWLLTGNDGMPVGSSEHYIVGASYERPNFLLDVEVYQKNLSGLSEYSLRFGGPLSSIEQEELFFYGDGITKGIDVLFKQNIGRYTGWISYTLSDTDYTFDGLNNGNSYPALHDQTHELKLVSSYKFGKWTLAANWVYATGKPYSAPVGYYDLTLLDGTEYSYLHIGGKNEFRLPAYHRMDLSATYEFNLGTGGNNAKLGLSVFNVYNRDNVWYREFSVDDQNVAVTDINYLGFTPNLFFRINL, from the coding sequence ATGGGAAAAGCAGAGAATAAGAAATACATCCAAAAAGCAATTTTAACGTTACTGATGGCTCATCTTTTTCTGCCTGAGCTCGCCCTTTCCCAACATAGTGGTTCAATTAGGGGTATTGTTAAAGATGAAAGTACGGGTGAAGGGTTGCCTAATGTCAACGTTGGGATACTGAACACAAAACGAGGTACTACAACTAATGCAGACGGATATTTTACTATCGTAAACCTTCCATCAGATTCCGTCTCTTTATCATTCAGTTATATTGGCTATAAGAGTAAGACTGTGACAATAGATTCAGAAGCAACTGTTCAGTTGTTAGAAGTGCAACTCGCCAAGGCCACAACTCAACTTGATGAGGTTACAGTTGAAGCCGAAGAATATGAATTCATAAAATCAGACCGAATTAGCAGAACATCAATCTCACCTACCCAGATACAATACTTGCCAAGTCTTGGAGAGAAAGATATATCACGTGCATTGCAACTGCTACCAGGAGTCAGTGGAACTAATGAATCAACTGCCGGTCTATTCGTTCGCGGTGGTACACCCGATCAAAACCTGATTACCCTCGACGGAATTACCCTTTACAAAGTGGATCACTTTTTCGGTTTCTTTAGCGCTTTTAATAGCAATGCTATACAGGATGTACAGCTTCATAAAGGCGGTTATCCCGCAAAATATGGGGGGAGGTTATCAAGTGTGATGGAATTGAATGGGCGGTCAGGAAATTTTAACGAGTTCAAGTTTAGCGGAGGATTAAGTGCTCTTAGTGCTGATGCAACGCTTGAATTTCCTGTAACCGATAAAGCCTCCGTTCTTATCTCCGGGCGGCGTTCCTATACCGATATCTTACAAACAGGAATTTATAATAAAATTTTTGGACTCTTCGATGATGGGAACACGGGTCCCGGTGGAGGAGAAATACAAGGTCCCTTCGGAGGCGGCCAATTTCAAACCGAGCCGGATTTTAATTTTTACGATCTTAACACTAAAATTACTTATCGCCCGTCAAATAGTGATCTTATTGCCATTAGTTTATACGGAGGGCAGGATAATCTGGACAACTCTAGAGTACAACAGTTTGGAGGTTTTGGCCCAAACAGTAGCGAGGAAGATATTACAGATCTCAGTATAAACGATGTAACCAAGTGGGGAAATCGCGGAGCAGGTCTTCGCTGGTCGCGCCTTTGGAATGACAGGCTTTATACCAATGTCGTGCTATCCTACTCTAACTACTTTTCTGACCGCGTCCGGCAAAATTCAAGTGAGAGTGACGAACAGGCATTTGGCGGTTTTGATATTAGTGGGGAAAACGATGTTCGTGATGTTACTTTTAAGTTTGATGCCGAATACAAAGTTTCGGATTCCAATGACCTCAATATTGGGGGACAGATTACCCAAAATGAGATTGATTATCGAAACACAATCAACGATACGCTAAATGTTGTAAACCGGAGTAATCTTGGAACCATCTATACCGGATATGTACAAGATGATTGGACCCTATTTGATAGGCTTTTAATAACAACTGGTATTCGAGCCAGCTACTATGATGTGACCGAAGAATTCTACTGGCAACCCCGCGCTTCTCTGGAACTCCGTCTAACCGACCGACTAAAATTAAAGGGAGCCTGGGGAAAGTATAACCAATTTATCAACCGTACGGTCCAGGAAGACATCCAACAGGGCAGTACGGATTTTTGGCTTCTGACAGGTAATGATGGCATGCCGGTTGGCTCATCAGAGCACTATATCGTCGGTGCATCCTATGAACGCCCCAACTTTCTGCTTGATGTGGAAGTATACCAAAAAAATCTAAGTGGATTGTCTGAATACTCACTTCGCTTTGGTGGACCTTTGTCCAGTATCGAACAGGAAGAGCTGTTCTTTTACGGAGATGGTATCACAAAAGGGATTGATGTATTGTTTAAACAGAATATTGGTAGATATACCGGTTGGATCAGCTATACTCTAAGTGATACTGACTATACCTTCGATGGTCTAAATAATGGAAATTCCTACCCCGCCCTTCACGATCAAACACATGAACTTAAGCTAGTGAGTAGTTATAAATTTGGAAAATGGACCCTTGCTGCCAACTGGGTGTACGCCACCGGCAAGCCTTACTCAGCCCCAGTGGGTTACTATGACCTCACTCTTCTTGACGGAACCGAATATTCTTACCTGCATATTGGGGGAAAGAATGAATTCAGACTCCCTGCCTATCACCGGATGGACTTGTCGGCAACTTATGAATTTAACCTTGGCACCGGCGGGAATAATGCCAAGTTAGGACTTTCTGTGTTCAATGTTTATAACAGAGATAATGTATGGTATCGTGAATTTTCTGTTGATGATCAGAATGTTGCAGTTACAGATATAAACTACCTGGGTTTTACCCCAAATCTATTTTTCAGAATCAATCTATAA
- a CDS encoding efflux RND transporter permease subunit: MHKLRSIAILSLFIVNVISCTDALNSSQENLSDIQLMDPMTSALISIENNEVHGNGIFSMNWSSLNPLFSNENDELGMALAIGFDKEVLLKPPYDTPTVEMGSVSIESARGESIKLTKQKSRFSGEHIIYSHRSFGPFTKQASLSYDAGSQYSISTSGSDVFPALHLTTTTPNKQVSILSPSDEILENHSGEIELSWDAVAGKPVAIHIRPSFDPKAGEKPGSFNRDHSKMILLEEQNGTYTITEQTLSEISERSAAKTLHISVGQLYVNDFQTDGKTYRVIMRSADHRLVKLN; the protein is encoded by the coding sequence ATGCATAAACTAAGATCAATAGCTATTCTATCACTATTTATCGTAAATGTAATTTCATGTACAGACGCACTCAATTCATCCCAAGAGAATTTATCTGACATCCAATTAATGGATCCGATGACCTCAGCACTTATCTCTATTGAGAATAATGAAGTTCATGGAAATGGCATTTTTTCTATGAATTGGAGTTCTCTTAACCCGCTATTTTCTAATGAAAATGATGAACTTGGTATGGCATTGGCCATAGGATTTGATAAAGAAGTGTTACTGAAACCACCTTATGATACACCCACAGTAGAAATGGGGAGCGTAAGTATTGAGTCTGCAAGGGGTGAATCAATTAAGTTGACAAAACAAAAAAGTCGGTTCTCTGGAGAACACATTATATATAGCCACCGGTCGTTTGGTCCTTTTACGAAACAGGCATCCCTCTCCTATGACGCCGGTAGCCAATATTCCATCAGTACATCCGGATCCGATGTTTTTCCAGCCTTACATCTGACAACCACTACTCCGAACAAACAGGTGTCCATTCTTTCACCATCCGACGAAATCCTTGAAAATCATTCCGGAGAAATTGAATTGAGCTGGGATGCGGTAGCAGGAAAGCCTGTTGCGATTCACATTCGTCCGTCATTTGATCCAAAGGCTGGAGAAAAACCGGGATCATTTAACAGGGACCATTCAAAAATGATCCTATTGGAGGAGCAAAACGGTACCTACACAATCACGGAACAAACCCTTTCGGAAATTTCGGAGCGTTCAGCAGCAAAAACACTTCATATATCTGTTGGACAGCTGTATGTAAATGATTTTCAGACTGATGGTAAAACATACCGGGTTATTATGAGATCTGCTGACCATAGATTGGTTAAACTCAATTAA
- a CDS encoding periplasmic heavy metal sensor: MKVKTIAGALIFLVVLNIGLLGTIVYLHVADQRPPIARLLNPEPKYEPPFASHFEKIENLSPEQQQKLTQLVKSYRAEIEPLREEIRLREEEMFNALINQEGVDSVSSQQTLREIADLRLEIGKHALESLQSAKTFLSEDQQRIFIKRIMSAGRSNGPGPNGINPPQLNRPFKNQ; this comes from the coding sequence ATGAAAGTGAAAACGATAGCCGGCGCTCTAATTTTTTTAGTGGTTCTCAATATTGGGCTTTTGGGAACGATTGTATACCTGCATGTGGCAGATCAACGCCCTCCAATAGCTCGGTTATTGAATCCAGAGCCAAAATATGAACCACCATTTGCCAGCCATTTTGAAAAAATTGAAAATCTGTCGCCTGAGCAACAGCAAAAACTGACTCAACTTGTAAAATCCTATCGTGCTGAAATTGAACCCCTTCGGGAAGAGATTCGATTACGAGAAGAGGAAATGTTTAATGCACTAATAAACCAAGAGGGGGTTGACTCTGTTAGCTCACAGCAAACCTTGCGTGAGATTGCCGATCTCCGATTAGAAATTGGCAAGCATGCATTGGAGAGTCTACAAAGTGCAAAAACGTTCTTATCAGAGGATCAACAGAGAATCTTTATCAAGCGAATTATGTCAGCTGGCCGTAGCAATGGGCCCGGTCCCAATGGCATTAATCCACCACAGTTAAACAGGCCTTTCAAAAACCAGTAA
- a CDS encoding RNA polymerase sigma factor, producing the protein MTESTQQQTLTFDALYEEYGDRILNVAYRMTGGEDVARDLTQDIFIKVYENLDNFNHQSSAYTWIYRIALNHILNYLKKQNRYNWLDLLEQSISEVLQSERPIFEFWGYDGYESPDKKLEREEQENLIWTLIQKLPIKYRVPLILQRYEEMGNKDIADAMDLSLSTVESRIFRAKKKLMVLIKPYSEDLRD; encoded by the coding sequence ATGACAGAATCCACACAACAACAAACGTTAACATTTGATGCGCTGTATGAAGAGTACGGCGATCGTATTTTGAATGTGGCATATAGAATGACCGGCGGTGAAGATGTAGCCAGGGATTTGACCCAGGATATTTTTATAAAAGTATATGAGAATCTTGACAATTTTAATCACCAGTCAAGCGCCTACACGTGGATTTACCGGATCGCACTAAATCATATTCTTAACTACCTGAAGAAACAAAACAGGTATAATTGGCTAGATCTGCTGGAACAGTCTATCTCAGAAGTATTGCAATCTGAGAGACCTATATTTGAATTTTGGGGGTATGACGGATATGAATCCCCTGATAAAAAATTGGAAAGAGAGGAACAGGAGAACCTTATTTGGACACTGATACAAAAGCTTCCCATCAAATACAGAGTTCCCCTGATTCTGCAACGCTATGAGGAGATGGGTAACAAAGATATAGCTGATGCAATGGATCTTAGTTTGAGTACTGTAGAGTCGAGAATTTTTCGTGCAAAGAAGAAATTAATGGTCTTAATAAAACCGTATAGTGAAGATTTACGAGATTAG
- a CDS encoding M24 family metallopeptidase: protein MKINKSEYKKRIETLQKKLPEEGIDQLIVAEEEDIYYLTGLTYKSLERLFLLIIKKNEVNFILPKMELAHLKKVDNVDNIACYWEYPAQSPERWKDILINELQNHSAVGLSSKSPYELGSFLQEQGFSVRLSNLVEKLRWIKSKTEIELIKQASNYCDKAISKLNKSAYYGMSELEVLSIGKDIQKKVIKETDFDYLSSNILVAAWPSRISYQPHGIPKVGDLLTDGSHISLAFLRVNGYAAELERTFFTARPTNEQREIFELMLEARKKSYEVIKAGVVAEEVDIASREFINKEGLGDKLMHRTGHGIGLGNHEGPYLALGDKTILKENMVVSIEPGIYIEGVGGFRHSDTVRITKNGYEIMTNCNDQLEQLTFTNLKVFPKLKGKIIKKLFNIRG, encoded by the coding sequence ATGAAAATCAATAAATCAGAATACAAGAAGAGAATAGAAACGCTTCAAAAAAAGCTGCCAGAAGAAGGTATCGACCAATTGATCGTAGCGGAAGAGGAAGATATTTATTATCTGACGGGGCTGACTTATAAATCTCTTGAAAGGCTATTTCTGCTGATTATCAAAAAAAATGAAGTTAATTTCATTCTGCCAAAAATGGAACTGGCTCATTTAAAAAAAGTTGATAACGTAGACAACATAGCTTGTTATTGGGAATACCCTGCCCAAAGTCCTGAACGCTGGAAAGACATCTTAATTAATGAACTTCAAAATCATTCAGCTGTTGGACTTTCATCAAAATCACCCTATGAGTTGGGAAGTTTTTTACAAGAGCAAGGTTTTTCGGTTAGGTTAAGTAACCTTGTTGAAAAATTAAGGTGGATCAAGAGCAAAACCGAAATTGAGCTCATTAAACAAGCATCTAATTATTGTGATAAAGCAATATCTAAACTCAATAAAAGTGCTTACTATGGAATGTCAGAATTGGAAGTTCTTTCAATAGGAAAGGATATTCAAAAAAAAGTAATCAAAGAAACTGATTTTGATTATCTGTCCTCTAATATTTTAGTAGCAGCTTGGCCAAGCAGAATATCTTACCAGCCTCATGGTATACCCAAAGTCGGAGATTTATTAACTGATGGTTCTCATATCAGTCTAGCTTTTTTGAGGGTAAATGGATATGCAGCAGAACTCGAGAGAACATTTTTTACAGCACGACCCACCAATGAACAGAGAGAAATATTTGAACTGATGTTAGAAGCGAGGAAAAAAAGTTATGAAGTAATCAAAGCAGGTGTGGTTGCTGAAGAGGTTGATATTGCTTCAAGAGAATTCATAAACAAAGAAGGGTTAGGGGATAAATTAATGCATCGAACAGGTCATGGAATAGGGTTGGGGAATCACGAAGGACCTTATCTTGCCCTTGGAGATAAAACGATCCTCAAAGAGAATATGGTCGTGAGTATTGAGCCAGGAATATATATTGAGGGAGTTGGAGGCTTTAGGCATTCGGATACTGTTAGAATTACGAAAAACGGGTATGAAATAATGACGAATTGTAATGACCAATTAGAACAATTAACCTTCACTAATTTGAAGGTATTTCCGAAACTTAAAGGGAAGATTATTAAGAAACTGTTCAATATAAGGGGTTAA
- a CDS encoding Na/Pi cotransporter family protein, with amino-acid sequence MNFGFFDLLQLIGALGIFIYGMKVFSDGLQKVAGHKLRTILKGMTSTRFRGILTGFTATTITQSSSTTTVMVVSFVNAGLITFIESTGVIMGANIGTTVTAWMISIFGFKMQITPIAIMLIGIFFPFIFFGRERFRNLAEAMIGFGILFIGLDFIKNGVPNIQENPAMFMFLDQFTEFGFLSILIFVVAGTLLTLLTQSSSAASAITLVMLFEGWIDFPIAAAMVLGENIGTTVTANIAALVGNVYAKRAARFHFVFNVFGVLWMLLLINPFLAGIDATMSYFLPGSASILNATDQVGRANATLALSLFHTVFNVANVLLLVGFVPHIVNFIKKYQKEKKDTQHRLQYISSGMMSSPELSMSQAHKEIELFVKLIEKMHFNIKGLLFKKQKKQERFLDKIEKREQITDNIELEIAEYLTKISSYNLTEEASRRIRGMHSTINDLERVGDIYFQMSKTYERMISEGNELPDEAMDRLNKMLDLVHDSIQNVRDNLAMENGDIDLEKAVHIENSIDLMRDELLEFHYKQLENNIYSNKVGFVFLDYLNRLEKIGDHLFNVNEALAGVKVKAAYDRVFEERGA; translated from the coding sequence ATGAATTTTGGCTTCTTTGATTTACTGCAACTGATTGGAGCATTGGGAATCTTCATCTATGGGATGAAGGTATTCAGCGACGGTCTCCAAAAAGTTGCCGGACACAAATTGCGTACTATTCTTAAAGGTATGACCAGCACCCGTTTCCGGGGTATACTTACCGGTTTTACCGCCACAACCATTACACAATCTTCTTCTACTACCACAGTCATGGTAGTCAGTTTTGTGAATGCCGGCCTTATCACATTTATTGAATCTACAGGCGTGATAATGGGGGCCAATATCGGGACGACCGTTACTGCATGGATGATTTCCATTTTTGGGTTTAAAATGCAGATTACACCCATAGCAATAATGCTGATTGGTATTTTCTTTCCCTTCATCTTCTTCGGTCGCGAACGCTTCCGCAACCTAGCTGAGGCTATGATCGGATTTGGTATTCTTTTTATCGGTCTTGACTTTATTAAAAACGGGGTTCCTAACATACAGGAAAACCCCGCGATGTTTATGTTTCTGGATCAGTTTACCGAGTTTGGATTTCTATCGATCCTTATATTTGTGGTAGCCGGAACCCTGCTAACCCTGCTCACCCAGTCTTCATCCGCCGCCTCAGCGATAACTCTGGTAATGTTATTCGAAGGCTGGATTGATTTTCCCATTGCGGCTGCCATGGTACTTGGTGAGAATATCGGAACCACCGTAACCGCCAATATAGCCGCGCTGGTAGGCAATGTTTATGCTAAACGCGCCGCCCGCTTTCACTTTGTGTTTAATGTATTCGGGGTATTATGGATGCTGTTACTTATCAATCCATTTCTTGCGGGTATTGATGCAACGATGAGTTACTTTTTGCCAGGCTCTGCCTCCATATTAAATGCTACAGATCAAGTAGGCAGGGCAAATGCCACCTTGGCACTTTCGCTGTTTCACACCGTATTCAATGTGGCCAATGTATTGTTACTTGTCGGTTTTGTCCCTCATATTGTAAATTTTATCAAGAAGTATCAGAAAGAAAAGAAAGATACCCAACATCGTCTGCAGTATATCTCTTCCGGAATGATGTCTTCTCCGGAACTCTCCATGTCGCAGGCACACAAAGAGATTGAACTGTTCGTGAAGCTGATAGAAAAGATGCATTTCAATATTAAGGGATTGCTGTTTAAGAAGCAGAAGAAGCAAGAACGCTTTTTGGATAAGATCGAAAAACGGGAGCAGATTACAGATAACATTGAGCTGGAAATCGCTGAATACCTGACCAAGATTTCTAGCTACAATCTTACGGAAGAGGCAAGTCGCCGAATTCGTGGGATGCACAGCACAATTAATGACCTTGAGCGAGTAGGTGACATCTATTTTCAGATGTCAAAGACCTATGAGAGAATGATATCAGAAGGAAATGAACTGCCTGATGAAGCCATGGATAGACTGAATAAGATGCTTGATCTGGTACATGACTCCATTCAAAATGTCAGGGATAATTTGGCCATGGAAAATGGAGATATCGATCTTGAAAAAGCGGTTCACATTGAAAATTCCATCGACCTCATGCGGGATGAACTTTTGGAATTTCATTATAAACAGCTCGAGAACAATATCTATTCAAATAAAGTCGGTTTCGTTTTCCTGGACTATCTGAATCGCCTCGAAAAGATTGGTGATCATCTCTTTAATGTTAATGAGGCTCTCGCTGGCGTAAAAGTGAAAGCAGCTTATGATAGGGTTTTCGAAGAAAGAGGGGCGTAG
- a CDS encoding site-specific integrase: MATLNLYQKIRKGNDHHPVYLRITHNRRSRMVNLDIRISEDDWNAERGEVRRSHPNHTWLNNFLKAKKAEAQQQILKVRSRKSKGISVEVLKEAVEGKWQDMTNFFSFAEDIIADFEQQQKYNRKRNYKVVIGRLKEFWGKDTLAFSDLNLTFLRKFNVFLETKYGNNPNTRENYFKKIRKIFNDAIREGYVERSLYPFDQFDMPSAKSYKTKLSYEQIKNMASVELTKGQRQRQSRNIFVFAFYARGMRFRDAIQLKWKKIKNGRLVYRMSKTGQLVNMKLLPQMQKILDEHKPEEGEPDPEDFIFPFFEKEKDYGNKNFLDKQVSSKNSLINSNIKKVAKKAEITERVSFHVARHSFAYHCLTMGKDIFTIKDLLGHSDIKETLRYVKSLGADHLDKEVDDIF, translated from the coding sequence ATGGCAACTTTAAATTTATATCAGAAAATCCGAAAAGGGAATGATCATCACCCTGTTTACCTGCGCATAACTCACAACCGAAGATCAAGAATGGTAAATCTTGATATCAGGATTTCTGAAGACGACTGGAACGCTGAACGCGGAGAAGTTCGAAGGTCCCATCCTAATCACACATGGCTTAATAATTTTCTGAAAGCCAAGAAAGCAGAGGCTCAGCAGCAAATACTTAAGGTAAGGTCCAGAAAGAGTAAAGGAATATCTGTGGAGGTGTTGAAAGAGGCAGTGGAAGGAAAGTGGCAAGACATGACCAACTTCTTTTCCTTTGCGGAAGACATTATTGCCGATTTTGAGCAGCAGCAAAAATATAACCGCAAGCGTAATTACAAAGTGGTAATCGGTCGACTTAAAGAATTTTGGGGCAAAGATACTCTCGCTTTCTCAGATTTGAATTTGACCTTTCTACGCAAATTCAATGTGTTTTTGGAGACGAAGTATGGTAATAATCCAAATACCCGAGAAAATTATTTTAAGAAGATACGCAAAATCTTCAATGACGCGATTCGAGAGGGATATGTAGAGCGTTCGCTTTATCCCTTTGACCAGTTTGATATGCCAAGTGCTAAGAGTTACAAAACGAAGCTTTCCTATGAACAAATAAAGAATATGGCTTCTGTTGAATTGACCAAAGGCCAACGGCAGCGTCAGAGCCGTAACATATTTGTATTTGCTTTCTATGCCAGAGGTATGCGGTTTCGTGATGCTATACAATTGAAGTGGAAAAAAATTAAAAATGGGAGACTTGTATATCGAATGTCAAAGACCGGACAGCTGGTAAATATGAAACTACTTCCTCAGATGCAGAAGATATTGGATGAACACAAACCTGAGGAAGGAGAGCCTGACCCAGAAGATTTCATTTTTCCATTCTTCGAAAAAGAAAAAGACTATGGCAATAAGAATTTTTTAGATAAGCAGGTCTCTTCCAAAAACTCATTAATTAATAGCAATATTAAAAAGGTAGCTAAGAAAGCAGAGATTACGGAACGTGTCTCCTTTCATGTAGCTCGTCACTCCTTCGCTTATCATTGCCTAACTATGGGAAAAGATATCTTTACCATCAAGGACCTCTTAGGCCACAGCGATATTAAGGAAACCCTTCGATATGTGAAGAGCCTTGGTGCCGATCACCTGGATAAGGAAGTAGACGATATATTTTAA
- a CDS encoding helix-turn-helix domain-containing protein, with the protein MSNHIQITLNDDLLRTFTNAIKEAVREELPQYQDSFRKDWLSTEEVMEMLSVSRRTIQNYRDEGKVPYTQNGRKILYPRDGIEEFLRKNMIKAYR; encoded by the coding sequence ATGAGCAACCATATACAAATAACGTTAAACGATGATCTCCTCAGGACCTTTACCAATGCCATAAAAGAAGCGGTCAGGGAAGAACTTCCCCAATACCAGGACAGCTTCCGTAAGGACTGGCTTTCTACCGAAGAGGTCATGGAGATGTTAAGCGTCTCCCGAAGGACCATTCAAAACTATCGCGACGAAGGCAAGGTACCGTACACTCAAAACGGACGGAAAATCTTGTACCCTCGCGATGGTATAGAAGAGTTCTTGCGTAAAAACATGATTAAAGCCTACCGATAA